In one Coccinella septempunctata chromosome 6, icCocSept1.1, whole genome shotgun sequence genomic region, the following are encoded:
- the LOC123315690 gene encoding coiled-coil domain-containing protein 174, producing the protein MSTYEISKSSLLSLKAEILRKQEELKNKIYKKEKKKTPLTKNKGIEQRSEKDSVEDLEELEKSRKALEQKAKLYDKLSKSKIIDDDPASFQNRFLVRFKDKQENEEQAKEDSEDEELPEKYDDPENSDDEWVEYVDCLGRTRTCLKKDLKYFKSRDKDYKRDESPEPESRKEDDKTEEPISELTEEQQLLSDDMRREMLRKQWEKEEMELRDKSNIHYQDILFNEARSHGVGYYSFSKNEEERWRQQISLEKLREETKQQQKKSQDLKAIREKQLAARIKAAKLRKRARLGLPIEEDEDEEAEIGPPVPDPVEEPTINEEDALKEKLLEEARRTHVRPWDIGKEKPKEFYEYSQDEWVEKKRKERLNEFAPPTAYKRDFRAAPKEIEASETQASLKFTSIKNKATGYLNPYKNTNDELKDPYNEETKTFSPYKLPENASKKRKYNVEESCGKPEQSLEKGPEEERQSVQEEKNSRFGNIEASIEAGLEFLWKQTTKNKNIRDKGNEDMFGS; encoded by the exons atGAGTACTTATGAAATAAGCAAATCATCC CTCTTGAGCTTGAAAGCTGAAATTCTCAGGAAGCAAGAGGAGTTGAAAAATAAGATatacaaaaaagagaaaaaaaagacaCCACTTACTAAAAATAAAGGTATCGAACAAAGAAGTGAAAAGGATTCTGTTGAGGATTTGGAAGAATTGGAAAAATCCAG AAAGGCTCTGGAACAAAAAGCCAAGCTCTACGATAAGTTATCAAAATCGAAGATAATCGACGATGATCCAGCCAGTTTCCAAAATAGATTTCTTGTACGTTTCAAAGATAAGCAAGAAAATGAGGAGCAGGCAAAGGAAGACAGTGAAGACGAAGAGTTACCTGAGAAATATGATGATCCAGAAAATTCTGATGATGAATG GGTGGAATATGTTGATTGCCTAGGGAGGACCAGAACATGTTTGAAGAAAGATTTGAAATACTTCAAATCACGAGATAAAGATTATAAAAGAGATGAATCTCCAGAACCAGAAAGTCGAAAAGAAGATGATAAGACAGAGGAACCAATTAGTGAACTTACAGAGGAGCAACAACTTCTTTCCGATGATATGAGACGAGAAATGCTTAGAAAACAATGGGAGAAGGAAGAAATGGAACTAAGGGACAAATCCAATATACATTACCAAGATATATTATTCAATG AGGCTAGAAGTCATGGTGTTGGTTATTACAGTTTTTCTAAGAATGAGGAGGAAAGATGGAGGCAGCAGATTTCTTTGGAAAAATTGAGggaagaaacaaagcaacaacagaAAAAATCGCAAGATCTAAAAGCTATTAGAGAAAAACAATTGGCAGCCCGTATCAAGGCtgcaaaattgagaaaaagagCCAGATTAGGATTGCCAATTGAAGAAGATGAAGATgaag aagCTGAAATTGGCCCACCAGTTCCTGATCCTGTAGAGGAGCCAACAATTAATGAAGAGGATGCTTTGAAAGAGAAACTCTTAGAAGAAGCCAGAAGAACTCACGTTAGACCCTGGGATATTGGAAAAGAAAAACCTAAAGAGTTCTACGAGTACTCTCAGGATGAATGGGTAGAGAAGAAACGAAAGGAAAGGTTGAACGAGTTCGCACCCCCCACAGCATACAAAAGAGACTTTAGGGCGGCACCTAAAGAAATCGAAGCCTCCGAAACACAAGCAAGCCTCAAATTCACCTCCATAAAAAACAAAGCTACAGGATATCTCAACCCTTATAAAAATACTAACGATGAACTTAAGGATCCTTATAATGAAGAAACGAAAACTTTTTCACCATACAAGCTGCCCGAAAATGCTTCCAAGAAGAGGAAATATAACGTGGAGGAATCGTGTGGGAAACCTGAGCAAAGCTTGGAAAAAGGTCCAGAAGAGGAAAGACAAAGTGTGCAGGAGGAGAAAAATTCACGATTTGGGAATATTGAAGCTTCGATTGAGGCTGGTTTGGAATTTTTGTGGAAACAGACGACGAAGAACAAGAATATTAGGGATAAGGGAAATGAAGATATGTTTGGTTCGTAA
- the LOC123315692 gene encoding multivesicular body subunit 12B — translation MIKSLSALRRSAYATLPDDRPVTAITIVENISNCPPGFYPVSRTYDQDQDADLKESSIFKSSQSRYLCLSKTEGLPNFVISDLVVTNEKGVLPIGYSLLNRTTDTEQKAWKKKLISYRLVNLKHTKVAITDIIVCSRLKKAPEGFDFAGEINGVTICYKMGNVQDSEAASSQPQAAPNKPPRPAPPPPIANPSYPNLQDDDHDYEILLPSYPRPNQPPPVPTSTSQNNTNTLNVSNAFSAMEGVPFVINPAFLTSANASKVTLPSIKAKSMQQILRDYSYPFSVERQT, via the exons ATGATAAAATCATTGTCTGCTCTGCGTAGATCTGCCTATGCTACCTTACCAGATGATCGACCAGTAACTGCTATTACA ATAGTTGAAAATATATCCAATTGTCCTCCAGGCTTTTACCCCGTCAGCCGAACATACGATCAAGACCAAGACGCAGATTTGAAGGAAAGTTCCATTTTTAAAAGTTcacaatcaagatatttatgTTTGTCAAAGACTGAAG gTCTACCAAATTTTGTAATCAGTGATCTTGTTGTAACGAATGAAAAAGGTGTTCTTCCAATAGGGTATAGTTTATTGAATAGGACCACTGACACAGAGCAGAAAGCTTGGAAGAAAAAACTTATATCCTATAGATTGGTCAATTTAAAGCATACAAAAGTTGCCATAACTGACATAATAGTGTGTAGTCGATTGAAAAAAGCTCCCGAAGGATTTGATTTTGCTGG gGAAATAAACGGAGTGACAATTTGCTATAAAATGGGGAATGTACAAGATTCAGAAGCCGCTTCTAGTCAACCTCAAGCAGCCCCGAATAAGCCCCCTCGTCCGGCCCCTCCACCACCAATAGCGAATCCATCATATCCCAATCTTCAAGACGATGACCATGATTATGAAATTTTACTGCCATCTTATCCAAGGCCTAATCAACCTCCACCGGTTCCTACGTCAACATCACAGAATAATACCAATACTTTGAACGTATCAAACGCGTTCAGTGCTATGGAAGGTGTTCCTTTTGTCATCAACCCCGCGTTTTTGACTAGTGCTAATGCTTCAAAG GTTACTTTGCCTAGCATAAAAGCTAAGTCGATGCAACAAATATTGAGGGATTACAGCTACCCCTTTTCAGTGGAAAGACAGACCTAA
- the LOC123315131 gene encoding leucine-rich melanocyte differentiation-associated protein-like isoform X2, which produces MTALKDYMWGDPIEEALDKALNEDAALQRLSLAYEDLKTFPQVILDKVADSTKILDISYNNIKDFSFLSKMSKLRSLICDHNRIYSDVQMPYLPNLELFWMNHCDLKELVPFCKTIQKSFPNLKYLSLMGNKAVPSLLRGDKIYDCQQYRIFIISLFPRLIHLDESRVTFQEREEANEMKNKSLMNKYLPSANSYLKRTSSKLEGMLLGSPSQFETNAIV; this is translated from the exons ATGACGGCTCTGAAGGATTACATGTGGG GGGATCCCATTGAAGAAGCCCTTGACAAAGCATTGAACGAAGATGCAGCACTACAAAGATTATCTTTGGCTTATGAAGATCTCAAAACATTTCCGCAAGTCATATTGGATAAAGTAGCAGACAGTACAAAAATTCTAGATATAAGCTATAACAATATAAA AGACTTTTCGTTTCTGAGTAAGATGAGCAAACTCAGATCTCTTATCTGTGATCATAATCGTATATATTCTGACGTTCAAATGCCCTATTTACCTAATTTGGAGTTATTCTGGATGAACCACTGTGAT TTGAAAGAATTGGTGCCGTTTTGTAAAACTATACAAAAATCTTTTCCAAATCTGAAGTATTTGTCCCTTATGGGCAATAAAGCTGTCCCATCGCTTCTCAGGGGAGATAAAATCTATGACTGTCAGCAATacag AATATTTATAATATCCCTGTTTCCCCGATTGATCCATCTGGATGAATCAAGGGTGACATTTCAAGAGAGAGAAGAagcgaatgaaatgaaaaacaagTCCTTGATGAACAAGTATCTTCCTTCCGCCAACAGTTACTTGAAGAGGACCTCGTCAAAACTTGAGGGAATGCTTCTAGGCAGTCCGTCCCAATTCGAAACAAACGCCATTGTATGA
- the LOC123315131 gene encoding leucine-rich melanocyte differentiation-associated protein-like isoform X1 translates to MEPQLSYFYETPESGNVYVVYDLKNIPAILNVAFSEEHIDMTALKDYMWGDPIEEALDKALNEDAALQRLSLAYEDLKTFPQVILDKVADSTKILDISYNNIKDFSFLSKMSKLRSLICDHNRIYSDVQMPYLPNLELFWMNHCDLKELVPFCKTIQKSFPNLKYLSLMGNKAVPSLLRGDKIYDCQQYRIFIISLFPRLIHLDESRVTFQEREEANEMKNKSLMNKYLPSANSYLKRTSSKLEGMLLGSPSQFETNAIV, encoded by the exons ATGGAGCCACAACTTTCCTATTTTTATGAAAC TCCTGAATCGGGAAATGTTTATGTAGTTTATGATCTCAAAAATATTCCTGCCATTCTGAATGTGGCATTTTCTGAAGAGCATATAGACATGACGGCTCTGAAGGATTACATGTGGG GGGATCCCATTGAAGAAGCCCTTGACAAAGCATTGAACGAAGATGCAGCACTACAAAGATTATCTTTGGCTTATGAAGATCTCAAAACATTTCCGCAAGTCATATTGGATAAAGTAGCAGACAGTACAAAAATTCTAGATATAAGCTATAACAATATAAA AGACTTTTCGTTTCTGAGTAAGATGAGCAAACTCAGATCTCTTATCTGTGATCATAATCGTATATATTCTGACGTTCAAATGCCCTATTTACCTAATTTGGAGTTATTCTGGATGAACCACTGTGAT TTGAAAGAATTGGTGCCGTTTTGTAAAACTATACAAAAATCTTTTCCAAATCTGAAGTATTTGTCCCTTATGGGCAATAAAGCTGTCCCATCGCTTCTCAGGGGAGATAAAATCTATGACTGTCAGCAATacag AATATTTATAATATCCCTGTTTCCCCGATTGATCCATCTGGATGAATCAAGGGTGACATTTCAAGAGAGAGAAGAagcgaatgaaatgaaaaacaagTCCTTGATGAACAAGTATCTTCCTTCCGCCAACAGTTACTTGAAGAGGACCTCGTCAAAACTTGAGGGAATGCTTCTAGGCAGTCCGTCCCAATTCGAAACAAACGCCATTGTATGA
- the LOC123315072 gene encoding vesicle-trafficking protein SEC22b-B: MVLMTMIARIADGLPLAATMQEDEQSGRNILDYQNQAKMLFRKLGPQSPARCTIETGPYLFHYLIEYDVCYLVLCEKNYSKRLAYSYLEDISQEFHSQYGKRVNTVTRPYSFIEFDNYIQKAKKIFTDSRSRRNLNAINNQLQDVQRIMVQNIDDVLQRGTVLSELDTKTQNLSILSQKYKKDATYLNTKSLYVKLAAGGVVLLVFILYFWVL, from the exons ATGGTTCTGATGACGATGATTGCTAGAATAGCTGACGGGTTACCGTTAGCAGCTACGATGCAAGAAGATGAACAG AGTGGCAGGAATATTCTGGATTACCAAAACCAAGCCAAAATGCTCTTTAGAAAATTGGGTCCCCAATCGCCTGCAAGATGCACCATAGAAACTGGACCATATTTATTCCA CTACTTGATAGAATACGATGTTTGTTATTTGGTActgtgtgaaaaaaattattcgaaacgaTTGGCTTATTCTTATTTAGAAGATATTTCACAAGAATTTCACTCTCAGTATGGAAAAAGAGTGAATACTGTAACAAGGCCTTATTCCTTCATAGAATTCGATAATTACATACAAAAAGCCAAGAAAATCTTCACTGATTCGAGATCTAGGAGAAACTTGAATGCTATAAATAATCAACTACAAGATGTTCAGAGAATTATGGTTCAAAATATTGATGATGTTCTTCAAAGGGGAACAGTGCTTTCAG AGCTAGATACCAAAACACAAAACCTATCGATTCTGAGTCAGAAATACAAAAAAGATGCGACATACCTCAACACGAAATCGTTATATGTCAAACTTGCCGCAGGGGGTGTAGTCTTATTAGTATTCATCCTctatttttgggttttgtaA